In Roseomonas fluvialis, one genomic interval encodes:
- a CDS encoding GNAT family N-acetyltransferase: protein MPDGSAELSLSLHPAIAEIPAADWDACAGGDNPFVSHAFLSALEDSGSATPDRGWLPQHAALRDDSGLLVACAPCYAKSHSQGEYVFDHGWADALERAGGDYYPKLQVCAPFSPVPGPRLLLRADAGVPYAALAQGLVQGCKAVGASSVHVTFCTEGEWAALGQAGWLQRIGTQFHWANQGYGCFDDFLGALASRKRKALRRERRDVQAAGLTLRCLRGAEITPRHWDAFHRFYRSTTDKKWGRSAYLTRRFWPLLGERLGDAVVLMVAERDGEPVAGALNLVGRDAIYGRNWGATVDVPFLHFELCYYMAMDFAIAHGIPRVEAGAQGEHKIQRGYLPVPTFSAHWIAHPGLSRAVAEFLDRERPAMRREMEALATLSPFRAEGEA from the coding sequence ATGCCCGACGGATCCGCCGAACTGTCGCTGAGCCTCCACCCGGCCATCGCGGAGATCCCCGCAGCCGACTGGGATGCCTGCGCGGGCGGCGACAACCCCTTCGTCAGCCATGCCTTCCTGAGCGCGCTGGAGGATAGCGGCAGCGCCACGCCTGATCGTGGCTGGCTGCCGCAGCACGCAGCCCTTCGCGACGACAGCGGACTCCTCGTGGCCTGCGCACCCTGCTACGCGAAATCCCACAGCCAGGGCGAATACGTCTTCGACCATGGCTGGGCCGATGCGCTGGAACGCGCGGGCGGCGACTATTATCCGAAGCTGCAGGTCTGCGCGCCGTTCAGCCCGGTCCCCGGGCCACGGCTGCTGCTGCGCGCGGATGCCGGGGTGCCCTACGCCGCGCTGGCGCAGGGCCTGGTGCAGGGGTGCAAGGCGGTGGGCGCGTCGTCTGTACACGTGACCTTCTGCACCGAGGGCGAATGGGCCGCGCTGGGCCAGGCCGGCTGGCTGCAGCGGATCGGCACGCAGTTCCACTGGGCCAACCAGGGCTATGGCTGCTTCGATGATTTCCTGGGTGCGCTGGCGTCGCGCAAGCGCAAGGCGCTGCGGCGCGAACGGCGCGACGTGCAGGCGGCGGGGCTGACCCTGCGCTGCCTGCGCGGCGCCGAGATCACGCCGCGCCACTGGGATGCCTTCCACCGCTTCTATCGCAGCACCACCGACAAGAAATGGGGCCGCAGCGCGTACCTGACCAGGCGCTTCTGGCCGCTGCTGGGCGAACGCCTGGGCGATGCGGTGGTGCTGATGGTGGCCGAGCGCGACGGCGAACCGGTGGCCGGTGCGCTGAACCTGGTGGGCCGCGACGCGATCTATGGCCGCAACTGGGGCGCGACCGTGGACGTGCCGTTCCTGCACTTCGAGCTGTGTTACTACATGGCGATGGACTTCGCGATCGCGCACGGCATTCCGCGCGTCGAGGCCGGCGCGCAGGGCGAGCACAAGATCCAGCGCGGCTACCTGCCGGTGCCGACCTTTTCCGCGCATTGGATCGCGCATCCAGGGCTGTCGCGCGCGGTGGCGGAGTTCCTGGACCGGGAACGCCCGGCGATGCGGCGCGAGATGGAGGCGCTGGCCACGCTGTCGCCCTTCCGCGCGGAGGGCGAGGCGTAG
- a CDS encoding alpha/beta fold hydrolase yields the protein MVARRGAFLGAAGLALATRLPGVALAQAQTAAPTLPYRPHTVTSPDGVVLSVQEWGNPQGPAILFIHGSWQSHLSWARQVSDPALAQRYRMVTFDLRGHGDSSKPEGDAFYKPAKPWADDVAAVIATLGLQRPVLAGWSYGGRVMGDYLTVHGNAAVGGIHFVDATTSAADPAAFFGPGVRFLGAGTAADQATRIRGTIDFLRACFERQPTDAEFQDMLAMNMLTPRHVRIAMGGRPTNYEAAWRALQVPALVTNGDKDQLITPAMARWTASVVPGARLSIHEGVGHAPFWEDTARFNRELGELMAQVAARRG from the coding sequence ATGGTCGCACGACGCGGAGCGTTCCTTGGCGCGGCAGGCTTGGCACTCGCCACGCGCCTGCCGGGCGTGGCGCTGGCACAGGCGCAGACCGCCGCACCCACGCTGCCCTACCGTCCGCACACCGTCACCAGCCCGGATGGCGTGGTGCTGTCGGTGCAGGAATGGGGCAACCCGCAAGGCCCTGCGATCCTGTTCATCCACGGGTCCTGGCAGTCGCATTTGTCCTGGGCGCGGCAGGTGAGCGACCCGGCACTGGCACAGCGCTACCGCATGGTGACCTTCGACCTGCGCGGCCACGGCGACAGTTCGAAGCCCGAGGGCGATGCCTTCTACAAGCCGGCCAAGCCCTGGGCGGACGACGTCGCGGCCGTGATCGCCACGCTTGGCCTACAGCGGCCGGTCCTGGCTGGCTGGTCCTATGGCGGGCGCGTCATGGGGGACTACCTGACCGTGCACGGGAATGCCGCGGTGGGCGGCATCCACTTCGTGGACGCGACGACCTCGGCCGCTGATCCGGCGGCCTTCTTCGGGCCTGGCGTGCGCTTCCTGGGCGCCGGCACGGCGGCGGACCAGGCCACGCGTATCCGCGGCACGATCGATTTCCTGCGCGCCTGCTTCGAACGTCAGCCGACCGATGCCGAGTTCCAGGACATGCTCGCCATGAACATGCTGACGCCGCGGCATGTGCGCATCGCGATGGGCGGGCGGCCGACCAACTACGAGGCCGCCTGGCGCGCGCTGCAGGTGCCCGCGCTGGTGACGAATGGCGACAAGGACCAGCTGATAACGCCGGCGATGGCGCGCTGGACGGCCTCGGTCGTGCCGGGCGCGCGGCTGTCGATCCATGAAGGCGTGGGCCATGCGCCCTTCTGGGAGGACACGGCGCGCTTCAACCGCGAACTGGGCGAGCTGATGGCGCAGGTGGCCGCGCGCCGGGGCTGA
- a CDS encoding MGMT family protein, whose translation MAKSPFFARIKGDVLRIVASVPAGRVVSFADVGAHLDVAPRHVAYILAMLDPVEAATLPWHRAVAAGGTLGVPKAGADGTPQRALLAAEGAAFDPDGRITDFVARCIAVADLPHGVARQVRPADAPVATRRARQPVAKEARGRR comes from the coding sequence GTGGCGAAGTCGCCCTTCTTCGCGCGCATCAAAGGCGATGTGCTGCGCATCGTCGCGAGCGTGCCGGCGGGGCGTGTCGTGAGTTTCGCCGATGTTGGCGCGCATCTCGATGTCGCGCCGCGGCACGTGGCGTACATCCTGGCGATGCTCGACCCGGTCGAGGCCGCCACGCTGCCGTGGCATCGCGCGGTGGCGGCGGGCGGGACGCTGGGTGTGCCGAAGGCCGGGGCGGATGGCACGCCGCAGCGCGCGTTGCTGGCGGCGGAGGGCGCGGCCTTCGATCCGGATGGGCGCATCACCGACTTCGTCGCGCGGTGCATCGCCGTGGCGGACCTGCCGCACGGCGTGGCGAGGCAGGTGCGTCCCGCCGACGCACCGGTCGCGACGCGGCGCGCGCGGCAGCCGGTTGCGAAGGAGGCGCGCGGGCGGCGCTGA
- a CDS encoding RidA family protein, which yields MAGRIEARLTALGITLPTPAAPIANYVPFTVSGKLVVISGQIPMRDGAVAFTGKVGAEVTPEQGKDAARLCFINLLAQLKAAAGGDLDRVARVLRLGGFIAAPASFTQHAAVMNGASDLAVEVFGDAGRHARSTIGVPSLPADAAVEVEGMFELA from the coding sequence ATGGCCGGACGCATCGAGGCGCGCCTGACCGCGCTCGGCATCACGCTGCCGACGCCGGCGGCGCCGATCGCCAACTACGTGCCCTTCACGGTCAGCGGGAAGCTGGTGGTGATCTCGGGGCAGATCCCGATGCGCGACGGTGCCGTGGCCTTCACCGGCAAGGTCGGCGCCGAGGTCACGCCCGAACAGGGCAAGGACGCGGCGCGGCTGTGCTTCATCAACCTGCTGGCGCAGCTGAAGGCCGCGGCGGGTGGGGACCTGGATCGCGTGGCGCGGGTGCTGCGCCTGGGCGGGTTCATCGCCGCGCCGGCGTCGTTCACGCAGCATGCGGCGGTGATGAACGGGGCGTCGGACCTGGCGGTGGAGGTGTTCGGCGATGCCGGGCGGCATGCGCGCAGCACGATCGGCGTGCCCTCGCTGCCGGCGGATGCGGCGGTCGAGGTGGAGGGGATGTTCGAACTGGCGTGA